A part of bacterium genomic DNA contains:
- a CDS encoding NADH-quinone oxidoreductase subunit M, producing the protein YSAFKFFLYTLTGSVLMLLAILAIFFETGTTDVPTLMQAHLPSGMQNWLWLAFFASFAVKVPMWPVHTWLPDAHVEAPTAGSVILAGILLKMGTYGFVRFVLPLLPEASQIFVPFMVLLSIIGIIYGALVAMAQTDVKKLVAYSSVSHLGFVMLGVFALNQQGVLGGQLQMINHGISTGALFLLVGMVYERRHTREISEFGGLSKQVPVYTVLFAITMLSSIGLPGLNGFVGEFLILLGAFKASYVYAAFAVIGIVLGAAYMLWLFQRMFFGELSNPENQKLTDCNRREVLYMLPMIALMFWIGLYPKPFLSRMEASVDKVVKMVNVAGSPDARRVAALPGRGGKN; encoded by the coding sequence TACTCGGCCTTCAAGTTCTTCCTCTACACGCTGACGGGCTCGGTGCTGATGCTGCTCGCCATCCTCGCGATCTTCTTCGAGACCGGGACCACCGACGTGCCGACGCTGATGCAGGCGCATCTGCCGTCGGGCATGCAGAACTGGCTGTGGCTCGCCTTCTTCGCCTCCTTCGCGGTCAAGGTGCCGATGTGGCCGGTCCACACCTGGCTGCCGGACGCCCACGTCGAGGCGCCGACGGCGGGCAGCGTCATTCTGGCCGGTATCCTCCTGAAGATGGGGACCTACGGATTCGTCCGGTTCGTGCTGCCGCTTCTGCCCGAGGCGAGCCAGATATTCGTGCCCTTCATGGTGCTGCTCTCGATCATCGGGATCATCTACGGCGCGCTGGTGGCGATGGCGCAGACCGACGTGAAGAAGCTGGTGGCGTACTCCTCGGTGAGCCATCTGGGCTTCGTGATGCTGGGCGTCTTCGCCCTGAACCAGCAGGGTGTTCTCGGCGGCCAGCTCCAGATGATCAACCACGGGATCAGCACCGGGGCGCTCTTCCTTCTGGTCGGAATGGTCTACGAGCGGCGGCACACGCGGGAGATTTCCGAGTTTGGCGGCCTCTCGAAGCAGGTTCCGGTCTATACGGTGCTGTTCGCCATCACCATGCTGAGCAGCATCGGATTGCCGGGGCTGAACGGCTTCGTCGGGGAATTTTTGATCCTTCTCGGCGCCTTCAAGGCGAGTTATGTATATGCAGCTTTCGCGGTCATCGGCATCGTGCTGGGGGCAGCCTACATGCTCTGGCTGTTCCAGCGGATGTTCTTCGGTGAGCTGAGCAACCCCGAGAACCAAAAGCTCACCGACTGCAACCGGCGCGAAGTGCTCTACATGCTGCCCATGATCGCGCTGATGTTCTGGATCGGCCTTTATCCGAAGCCGTTCCTGAGCCGGATGGAAGCGAGCGTGGACAAGGTGGTGAAGATGGTGAACGTGGCCGGTTCGCCGGACGCTCGCCGGGTGGCCGCCCTCCCGGGCCGCGGCGGGAAAAACTAG
- a CDS encoding NADH-quinone oxidoreductase subunit N codes for MPIVIPDISLSLAAPEIGMVILICAVLVTDFFVSLENKALLGVISFAGVVVLALVTFSQWGEGARTTFSGFYVADNFSIFIKVVILVTTAISILLSLQYVKIEKINFGEFYEMLLFSVFGMLVLVSANDLLSIFLGIETMSISIYVLVAFIRHDPLSREAGLKYFLMGAFATGILLYGMAVVYGLTGTTGIPGIAKAFSSGRVGVSDPVTIFALILLVAGLGFKLALVPFHMWLPDAYTGAPTSITAFMSVAVKLATFSALMRLFFVGFEASAEKWNILLWLLAAFTMVWGNVAAIVQTSLKRMLAYSSIAHAGYALVGVVASLSVVDGKIAFSQLGISSVLFYMVVYMFTNLGAFGMLILLCRDGWRGDNIEDWKGIGQDHPWAGLAFVVFLLSLAGIPPTAGFVGKLYVFAAAVDNGYYMLAVIGVLASAVSMYYYGRVIMTIFMETRGSGQPKVEFSNAPSLFFTLVILVVATLLFGLFPGGILEAAKDSVSGIL; via the coding sequence ATGCCGATTGTGATCCCCGACATTTCATTGTCCCTGGCGGCGCCCGAGATCGGCATGGTCATCCTGATTTGTGCGGTTCTGGTGACCGATTTCTTCGTGTCGCTGGAAAACAAGGCGCTGCTCGGCGTGATCAGCTTTGCCGGCGTGGTGGTTCTCGCCCTGGTGACGTTTTCCCAGTGGGGGGAGGGGGCACGAACCACATTCAGCGGCTTCTATGTGGCGGACAATTTCAGTATATTCATCAAGGTGGTCATTCTCGTGACCACGGCGATCTCGATTCTCCTTTCGCTCCAGTACGTCAAGATCGAAAAAATAAATTTCGGCGAATTCTACGAGATGCTTCTGTTCTCGGTGTTCGGGATGCTGGTGCTGGTTTCGGCCAACGATCTGCTCTCGATTTTCCTGGGCATCGAAACGATGAGCATCAGCATCTACGTGCTGGTGGCGTTCATTCGGCACGACCCGCTCAGCCGCGAGGCCGGACTGAAGTATTTCCTGATGGGCGCGTTCGCCACGGGAATCCTTCTCTACGGCATGGCGGTGGTCTACGGCCTGACGGGCACCACCGGGATTCCCGGGATCGCGAAGGCATTTTCGAGCGGCCGCGTCGGCGTATCGGACCCGGTGACGATCTTCGCGCTGATCCTGCTGGTGGCGGGTCTGGGCTTCAAGCTTGCGCTGGTTCCCTTCCACATGTGGCTGCCGGACGCCTACACCGGCGCGCCCACTTCCATTACGGCGTTCATGTCGGTGGCGGTGAAGCTGGCGACCTTCAGCGCGCTGATGCGCCTTTTCTTCGTGGGCTTCGAGGCCTCGGCCGAGAAGTGGAACATCCTGCTCTGGCTGCTGGCGGCATTCACGATGGTCTGGGGCAACGTGGCCGCCATCGTCCAAACCAGCCTGAAGCGCATGCTGGCCTATTCGAGCATCGCCCATGCGGGATACGCCCTGGTCGGGGTGGTGGCGAGCCTGAGCGTTGTGGACGGTAAAATCGCGTTCAGCCAGCTGGGTATCAGCTCGGTGCTCTTTTACATGGTCGTCTACATGTTCACGAACCTGGGCGCTTTCGGGATGCTCATCCTCTTGTGCCGGGACGGATGGCGGGGCGACAACATCGAAGACTGGAAAGGAATCGGCCAGGATCATCCCTGGGCGGGTTTGGCGTTTGTCGTGTTTCTACTCTCGCTGGCGGGGATTCCGCCCACGGCGGGCTTTGTCGGAAAGCTGTATGTTTTCGCCGCCGCGGTGGATAACGGCTACTACATGCTGGCGGTCATCGGCGTGCTGGCGAGTGCCGTCTCGATGTACTACTACGGTCGGGTTATCATGACGATATTTATGGAGACCCGGGGGAGCGGGCAGCCGAAGGTGGAGTTCTCCAACGCCCCATCGCTTTTCTTCACCCTCGTCATTCTCGTGGTGGCCACGCTTCTGTTCGGCCTCTTCCCGGGAGGGATCCTCGAGGCGGCAAAAGATTCGGTCTCCGGCATCCTCTAG
- a CDS encoding HAD-IA family hydrolase: MKPASYGGVLLDFDGTLTKSFFDWPAMTNEMRFLSDDISILDYMAEAPEAEAARVFEILERHEREAARRAEVNEGARELLGFLRSRNTPFAVVTNNAMRHVAVMLDRMGLEIEAIITRDIGCWKPNPRLVLEGAKAIRVPPARCIVIGDGRYDMMAAREAGMMAVHLSGDSSEPCDYRVGRLADAIPLIERLIP; encoded by the coding sequence ATGAAGCCGGCATCCTACGGGGGCGTACTTCTCGATTTCGACGGTACGCTGACCAAATCTTTTTTCGACTGGCCCGCCATGACAAATGAGATGCGATTCTTATCGGACGACATCTCGATCCTGGACTACATGGCCGAGGCGCCCGAGGCCGAAGCCGCCCGCGTTTTCGAGATACTGGAACGCCATGAGCGGGAAGCCGCCCGGCGCGCCGAGGTCAACGAGGGCGCCCGCGAGCTGCTCGGCTTTCTCCGCTCCCGGAACACCCCGTTCGCCGTGGTGACCAACAACGCCATGCGTCACGTGGCCGTGATGTTGGACCGGATGGGACTGGAAATCGAGGCGATCATCACCCGCGATATCGGCTGCTGGAAGCCCAATCCGCGCCTTGTCCTCGAGGGCGCGAAGGCGATCCGCGTCCCTCCCGCCCGGTGCATCGTCATCGGCGACGGGAGGTACGACATGATGGCCGCCCGCGAGGCCGGGATGATGGCCGTTCATCTTTCCGGGGATTCCTCAGAGCCCTGCGACTACCGCGTCGGGCGGCTCGCGGACGCCATCCCCCTGATTGAACGACTCATCCCCTGA